In a single window of the Elaeis guineensis isolate ETL-2024a chromosome 4, EG11, whole genome shotgun sequence genome:
- the LOC105044031 gene encoding GDSL esterase/lipase EXL3, with translation MESRSLVLGASFMALCILVGQALADTKNQTAPKIPAVIVFGDSIVDPGNNNDLETLIKCNFPPYGQDFINHQATGRFSNGRIPSDLIASKLGVKELVPPYIGYDLKPEDILTGVSFASGATGYDPLTPAILNVIPMTDELKLFGEYKERLKAIAGEERAASIVSNSLYIVCSGTDDIANTYYTTPFRILEYDIRSYVDLLIRGASSFLEELIHMGAQKIVFVGLPPIGCVPSQRTLGGGIQRNCEPKRNQAAQLFNSKIQKEIDTLNKEHKGIMVAYVDIYSMLIDLIFHPSKYGFEVSNRGCCGTGEIEVTLLCNKVTASVCPDVTKYVFWDSYHPTERAYKIMVEKIYQETIRLLG, from the exons aTGGAGAGCAGAAGCCTTGTGTTAGGGGCTTCTTTCATGGCATTGTGTATCTTGGTTGGCCAAGCCTTAGCAGATACCAAGAACCAGACAGCACCGAAGATTCCGGCGGTCATCGTGTTCGGAGACTCGATCGTAGATCCGGGCAATAACAACGATCTGGAAACCCTCATCAAGTGCAACTTCCCTCCCTACGGACAGGACTTCATCAATCACCAGGCCACCGGAAGGTTCTCCAATGGAAGAATCCCTTCAGACTTAATAG CCTCCAAGTTGGGTGTGAAGGAATTGGTGCCCCCCTATATTGGTTATGACCTTAAACCCGAAGACATCCTAACCGGTGTGAGCTTCGCTTCTGGCGCAACAGGATACGACCCTCTCACCCCGGCCATTTTG AACGTTATACCAATGACAGATGAGCTCAAGCTGTTTGGGGAGTATAAAGAGAGGCTGAAGGCAATAGCTGGGGAAGAAAGAGCCGCAAGCATCGTGTCCAACAGTCTATATATTGTGTGTTCTGGAACTGATGATATCGCCAATACTTACTACACAACCCCATTTAGAATCCTGGAATATGACATTCGTTCCTATGTGGACTTGTTGATACGTGGGGCTTCTAGTTTCCTCGAG GAACTAATCCACATGGGTGCCCAGAAGATTGTATTTGTGGGTCTTCCCCCCATAGGGTGCGTGCCATCACAAAGAACTCTTGGAGGAGGAATCCAAAGAAATTGCGAACCAAAGCGCAACCAAGCAGCACAGTTGTTCAATTCCAAGATACAAAAGGAGATCGACACACTTAATAAAGAACATAAGGGCATAATGGTTGCCTATGTTGACATCTACTCTATGTTAATTGATCTTATTTTCCACCCCTCAAAATACG GATTTGAGGTATCAAACAGGGGATGTTGTGGTACCGGAGAAATTGAGGTTACTCTTCTGTGCAATAAGGTGACAGCTTCCGTCTGTCCAGATGTTACGAAGTACGTTTTCTGGGACAGTTACCACCCAACTGAGAGAGCCTACAAGATCATGGTTGAAAAAATTTACCAAGAAACCATACGACTCCTGGGGTAA
- the LOC105044032 gene encoding chloroplast protein FOR GROWTH AND FERTILITY 2 yields the protein MERLISSFSTRTPLPRSPLIVPRVAGGGGRSSLGPLRRECLKPTGALFSKQEGVPRPPPPPPLPLPQRSSSSFIQNFSVIRSEEKAGKADQISQLAERIRHLAGPCLKKVASAAATILLSALISIIIQPILAPSAYATVQSAAKTGGKFIKAELLSSAWTGLFAGCLHTLSGPDHLAALAPLSIGRTRVESAIVGALWGCGHDAGQVIFGLLFLLLKDRLHIEVIRTWGTRVVGITLLVIGAMGIREATEVHTPCVALDNGECDVSIVEPLQTAPSGKKKIGFATFATGIVHGLQPDALMMVLPALALPSRLAGAAFLGMFLVGTVLAMGSYTVFIGSCSQALKDRVPRITEKLTWAASLVAISMGVAILVSQFFGFSLY from the exons ATGGAGAGGCTTATCTCTTCCTTCTCTACCCGAACCCCTCTCCCGAGGTCTCCTCTTATCGTCCCTCGCGTCGCCGGCGGCGGTGGGAGATCCAGCCTCGGGCCGCTCCGCCGGGAGTGTCTCAAGCCCACCGGCGCCCTCTTTTCCAAACAAGAAGGCGTGCCGCGTCCGCCACCGCCGCCGCCTCTTCCTCTCCCTCAACGTTCTTCTTCGTCCTTTATTCAGAATTTTTCGGTTATACGCTCGGAAGAGAAGGCAGGAAAGGCTGATCAAATTTCCCAATTGGCCGAGCGGATTCGACATTTGGCAGGTCCATGCCTCAAAAAG GTTGCTTCTGCTGCTGCAACTATCTTGCTGTCAGCATTGATTTCAATCATAATCCAGCCTATTCTAGCACCATCAGCTTATGCGACAGTTCAATCAGCTGCCAAGACTGGTGGGAAATTCATTAAAGCTGAGTTACTAAGTAGTGCCTGGACTGGCCTTTTCGCTGGTTGCCTGCACACACTTTCTGGTCCTGATCATCTTGCTGCCTTAGCTCCCTTATCAATTGGCAGAACGAGAGTGGAGAGTGCCATAGTGGGGGCTTTATGGGGCTGTGGCCATGATGCTGGACAGGTGATATTTGGATTGCTTTTCCTGCTGCTCAAGGATCGTTTGCACATTGAGGTCATCCGCACATGGGGCACAAGAGTTGTTGGTATAACTCTTCTTGTTATAGGTGCTATGGGAATCAGGGAAGCTACAGAGGTCCACACTCCTTGTGTTGCTCTAGATAATGGGGAGTGTGATGTGAGCATCGTCGAGCCTCTACAGACTGCACCCAGTGGGAAGAAAAAAATTGGGTTTGCAACTTTTGCTACCGGCATTGTGCATGGTCTGCAGCCAGATGCCCTCATGATGGTGTTGCCAGCGCTTGCTCTTCCATCACGTTTAGCTGGAGCTGCTTTTCTAGGTATGTTTTTGGTGGGGACAGTGCTTGCTATGGGGAGTTATACAGTATTTATAGGTTCATGTAGCCAGGCATTGAAAGACAGGGTTCCTAGGATAACAGAGAAACTGACTTGGGCTGCATCTCTTGTAGCAATATCTATGGGAGTAGCCATTCTTGTTAGCCAGTTTTTTGGTTTTAGCCTGTATTGA